One genomic window of Gossypium hirsutum isolate 1008001.06 chromosome D11, Gossypium_hirsutum_v2.1, whole genome shotgun sequence includes the following:
- the LOC107961906 gene encoding germin-like protein subfamily 1 member 7, which produces MKGVQFLVGFVLLALASKFVSASDPSPLQDFCVAINDTIDGVFVNGKFCKDPKLATAEDFFLPGLNIPGNTSNQVGSMVTPANVQQIPGLNTLGISLVRIDYAPYGGLNPPHTHPRATEILLVVDGTLSVGFVTSNTDNRLFTKVLYPGDVFVFPEGMIHFQFNIGSTNAVAFAALSSQNPGVITIANAVFGSDPAINPDVLAKAFQLDQNIVKQLQSRFWWDNN; this is translated from the exons ATGAAAGGTGTTCAATTCCTTGTAGGATTTGTCCTCTTGGCTTTGGCTTCCAAATTTGTCTCAGCTTCAGATCCCAGCCCTCTTCAGGATTTCTGTGTAGCAATTAATGATACTATAGACGGTG TTTTCGTTAATGGCAAGTTCTGCAAGGACCCCAAGCTTGCAACCGCAGAAGACTTCTTCCTGCCTGGCCTCAACATTCCTGGAAATACATCAAACCAAGTAGGATCAATGGTCACTCCAGCCAATGTTCAACAAATACCTGGACTTAACACTCTTGGCATATCTCTTGTTCGAATTGACTATGCACCTTACGGTGGCCTAAACCCTCCTCACACTCACCCTCGTGCCACTGAAATTCTACTCGTTGTGGACGGCACACTTTCCGTCGGCTTTGTCACATCGAACACGGATAACCGTCTCTTCACCAAAGTCCTATACCCCGGAGATGTATTCGTTTTCCCCGAAGGTATGATTCACTTCCAGTTCAACATAGGGAGTACGAATGCGGTTGCCTTTGCTGCTCTCAGTAGCCAAAACCCAGGGGTGATCACCATTGCAAATGCAGTGTTTGGCTCTGACCCGGCCATCAATCCTGACGTTCTTGCCAAGGCCTTCCAGCTGGATCAAAATATCGTTAAACAACTTCAGTCCCGGTTCTGGTGGGACAACAACTAG